The proteins below are encoded in one region of Paeniglutamicibacter cryotolerans:
- a CDS encoding acetylornithine transaminase — MSDIVAADINELAHLQGTELLARYQASLMGVFGTPQRVLVRGTGSLVWDADGNEYLDLLAGIAVNALGHAHPLLNSVATSQMATLGHISNFFTSPTQIGLAEKLLELTAAPAGSKVFFTNSGTEANEAAFKLARRNAGTPQKPRTRIVALEQGFHGRSMGALALTWKQAYREPFEPLPGGVEWVPAGDVDALRAAVDDSVAAIFIEPIQGEAGVVPLPAGYLAAAREIASAAGALLVFDEVQTGIGRTGKWFASEGVLPDAMTLAKGLGGGFPIGALVTFGDTASTLLSAGQHGTTFGGNPVATACALATLHVIESQQLLAHVQTTGAVLREQLATLDCVTEVRGEGLLIGFDLAADVAPALVRHALDAGFIINAPGPRTLRLAPPLIITAEQLGTFVEALPALYVAALAESQEQA; from the coding sequence ATGAGTGACATCGTCGCAGCAGACATCAACGAGCTGGCGCACCTGCAGGGCACCGAGCTGCTCGCCCGCTACCAGGCCTCGCTGATGGGGGTCTTCGGCACCCCGCAACGCGTGCTGGTGCGCGGCACCGGGTCCCTGGTCTGGGACGCCGACGGCAATGAATACCTGGACCTGCTGGCCGGCATCGCGGTCAACGCGCTGGGCCACGCCCACCCGCTGCTGAACTCGGTCGCCACCAGCCAGATGGCCACGCTGGGGCACATCTCCAATTTCTTCACCTCCCCGACGCAGATCGGGCTGGCCGAGAAGCTGCTTGAACTCACCGCCGCCCCGGCAGGCTCCAAGGTCTTCTTCACCAACTCCGGCACCGAGGCAAACGAGGCGGCCTTCAAGCTGGCCCGCCGCAATGCCGGAACCCCGCAGAAGCCGCGTACCCGGATCGTCGCCCTGGAGCAGGGTTTCCACGGGCGGAGCATGGGCGCACTGGCGCTGACCTGGAAACAGGCCTACCGCGAACCGTTCGAACCGCTGCCCGGCGGCGTCGAATGGGTGCCGGCCGGCGACGTGGACGCGCTGCGCGCAGCCGTCGATGATTCAGTGGCGGCCATCTTCATCGAACCGATCCAGGGCGAGGCCGGCGTGGTCCCGCTTCCCGCCGGTTACCTGGCGGCGGCGCGGGAGATCGCCTCTGCCGCCGGGGCCCTGCTGGTCTTCGACGAGGTACAGACCGGCATCGGGCGCACCGGCAAGTGGTTTGCCTCCGAGGGAGTGCTGCCCGATGCGATGACCCTGGCCAAGGGCCTGGGCGGCGGCTTCCCGATCGGCGCCCTGGTCACTTTCGGCGATACGGCCTCGACGCTGCTGTCTGCCGGCCAGCACGGCACCACCTTCGGCGGCAACCCCGTCGCCACCGCGTGCGCGCTGGCGACGCTGCACGTGATCGAATCCCAGCAGCTGCTGGCCCACGTTCAGACCACCGGTGCGGTGCTGCGCGAGCAGCTCGCCACGCTGGACTGCGTCACAGAGGTGCGCGGGGAAGGCCTGCTGATCGGCTTCGACCTCGCCGCGGACGTGGCCCCGGCACTGGTGCGCCACGCACTGGATGCCGGCTTCATCATTAACGCCCCGGGACCGCGCACCCTGCGCCTGGCCCCTCCACTGATCATCACCGCCGAACAATTGGGCACCTTCGTGGAGGCGCTGCCTGCGCTCTACGTGGCCGCCCTCGCAGAAAGCCAGGAACAGGCATGA
- the argF gene encoding ornithine carbamoyltransferase: MSPANTTPVRHFLTDLDLSQAEQSEVLDLAAAMKADRYGYRPYAGPQTVVVFFDKTSTRTRVSFAAGIAELGGTPLIINSGESQLGHKESIADSAKVLERMVSTIVWRTYAQAGLEEMAQNSSVPVINALSDDYHPCQLLADLLTVREHKGALAGLSMAYLGDSANNMANSYLLAGVTAGMHVRIAGPEGYLPSAAIIAAAEQRAAQTGGSVLVTTDATAALAGADVVATDTWVSMGQEDEKAARLELFRDYAVDATAMAHAHEDAIVLHCLPAYRGYEISAEVIDGPQSVVFDEAENRLHAQKALMAWLMAKSNLAEVAGVRQSCDGVR, encoded by the coding sequence ATGAGCCCAGCGAACACCACCCCCGTACGTCACTTCCTCACCGACCTGGACCTTAGCCAGGCGGAACAGTCCGAGGTGCTGGATCTCGCCGCGGCCATGAAGGCCGACCGCTACGGGTACCGCCCGTACGCCGGCCCGCAGACCGTCGTCGTGTTCTTCGACAAGACTTCCACCCGCACCCGGGTCTCCTTCGCCGCGGGCATCGCCGAGCTGGGGGGCACACCGCTGATCATCAACTCCGGCGAGTCCCAGCTGGGCCACAAGGAATCGATCGCCGATTCCGCCAAGGTGCTCGAGCGCATGGTCTCCACCATCGTCTGGCGTACCTACGCCCAGGCCGGGCTCGAGGAAATGGCGCAGAATTCATCGGTGCCGGTCATCAACGCGCTCTCGGATGACTATCACCCGTGCCAGCTGCTGGCCGATCTGCTGACCGTGCGTGAACATAAGGGCGCCCTGGCCGGGCTGTCGATGGCCTACCTGGGCGACTCGGCCAACAACATGGCCAATTCCTACCTGCTTGCCGGCGTCACTGCGGGCATGCATGTGCGCATTGCTGGCCCCGAGGGCTACCTGCCCTCGGCTGCGATCATCGCCGCCGCCGAGCAACGCGCCGCACAGACCGGCGGTTCGGTGCTGGTGACCACCGATGCGACGGCGGCGTTGGCCGGAGCCGACGTAGTCGCCACCGACACCTGGGTGTCGATGGGACAGGAAGACGAGAAGGCTGCGCGCCTGGAGCTCTTTCGCGACTATGCGGTGGATGCGACCGCGATGGCCCATGCGCACGAGGACGCGATCGTGCTGCACTGCCTGCCGGCTTACCGCGGCTATGAGATCTCGGCCGAGGTCATCGATGGCCCGCAATCGGTGGTCTTCGACGAGGCAGAGAACCGTCTCCATGCGCAGAAGGCACTGATGGCCTGGCTCATGGCCAAGTCCAACCTGGCCGAGGTTGCCGGGGTGCGGCAGTCCTGCGACGGAGTACGATGA
- a CDS encoding arginine repressor, with translation MSNLPASQPSTKTARQARITAVLAARAVRSQAELAVLLSDEGLQVTQATLSRDLVELGAVRVRGVEGALVYALRAEGGDRSPQVVLSQEVLDARLSKLCAELLVSAEASGNMVVLRTPPGAANFLALSIDHSLMPSVLGTIAGDDTVLIVTRDPGGGQALAARFLELAE, from the coding sequence ATGAGCAACCTCCCGGCTTCACAGCCGTCTACCAAGACCGCGCGTCAGGCCCGCATCACGGCGGTCCTTGCGGCCCGGGCGGTACGTTCGCAGGCAGAGCTTGCCGTGCTGCTCTCCGATGAGGGGCTGCAGGTTACACAGGCCACGCTCTCGCGCGACCTGGTGGAGCTCGGTGCGGTGCGTGTGCGCGGCGTCGAAGGAGCTCTCGTCTATGCGCTGCGCGCCGAGGGCGGAGACCGCAGTCCACAGGTGGTACTCAGCCAAGAGGTGCTCGATGCCCGCCTCTCCAAGCTCTGCGCCGAACTGCTGGTCTCCGCCGAGGCCAGCGGGAACATGGTGGTGCTGCGCACCCCGCCAGGTGCTGCGAATTTCCTGGCCCTATCCATCGACCACTCGCTGATGCCCTCGGTGCTGGGTACCATCGCCGGGGATGACACGGTCCTGATTGTCACTCGTGACCCCGGAGGCGGGCAGGCGCTGGCCGCACGCTTCCTGGAATTGGCCGAATAG
- a CDS encoding SRPBCC domain-containing protein produces the protein MMHELEDSIEMRTVVRTDAQKLWQLVSEPGWFVNDGEIVEHRITMEGDLATVTDPVHGTFRIRVVDIDPGYYVSYRWIGSSLGEGDGTEDPVPVATLIEFRLNDHGDGVELLVRESGITALDLDADAHCRFLLDNREGWEIELRAVHEHLHAD, from the coding sequence ATGATGCACGAACTCGAGGACAGCATTGAAATGCGCACCGTCGTCAGGACAGATGCGCAGAAGCTGTGGCAGCTGGTCAGCGAGCCGGGCTGGTTCGTCAACGACGGGGAAATTGTTGAACACCGGATCACCATGGAGGGGGACCTGGCCACGGTGACGGATCCGGTGCACGGCACCTTCCGGATCCGGGTCGTCGACATCGATCCCGGATATTACGTCTCCTATCGCTGGATCGGATCCTCCTTGGGGGAGGGCGACGGAACCGAGGACCCGGTTCCGGTAGCGACTCTGATCGAGTTCAGGCTAAACGACCATGGCGACGGCGTGGAACTGCTGGTGCGCGAAAGCGGGATCACCGCCCTGGACCTGGACGCCGATGCGCATTGCAGGTTCCTGCTGGATAACCGTGAGGGGTGGGAGATCGAATTACGGGCAGTGCATGAACACCTGCACGCCGACTGA
- a CDS encoding macro domain-containing protein, giving the protein MHIDIVQGDITEQVVDVIVNAANPSLLGGGGVDGAIHAAAGPRLLAECRRLLATSHPDGLSTGLAVATGAGNLKARWVIHTAGPNRHVGQVNPKVLANCYINSLYAANHLEATSIAFPAIGAGACGWDPAQAADIAAHAIIGWFETYAHSTSIHKVTMVALQPEVEAEFHRAFDTPLSDMRLVHGH; this is encoded by the coding sequence ATGCATATAGACATCGTGCAGGGAGACATCACCGAGCAAGTGGTCGATGTCATCGTCAATGCGGCCAACCCCTCCCTACTGGGCGGCGGTGGCGTTGATGGGGCCATCCATGCAGCCGCAGGTCCCCGGCTACTGGCCGAGTGCCGTCGACTGCTGGCCACCTCACACCCCGACGGGTTGTCCACCGGGCTGGCAGTCGCCACCGGCGCGGGAAACCTCAAGGCTCGCTGGGTCATCCATACCGCAGGGCCGAACCGGCACGTCGGACAGGTCAATCCCAAGGTGCTGGCCAACTGCTATATCAACAGCCTGTACGCGGCCAACCATCTGGAAGCCACCAGCATTGCGTTCCCTGCCATCGGGGCCGGAGCTTGCGGGTGGGATCCGGCGCAAGCAGCCGACATCGCCGCCCATGCCATCATCGGCTGGTTCGAGACCTACGCACACTCCACCTCCATCCATAAGGTGACCATGGTTGCGCTTCAGCCCGAGGTGGAGGCCGAATTCCACCGGGCCTTCGACACTCCGCTCAGCGACATGCGACTCGTGCACGGACACTGA
- a CDS encoding ankyrin repeat domain-containing protein — protein MTEEIPAAPTELSEAELAFLHSLFDLARAGETSKLMALIDQGIPVDLTDSKGDTLLILAAYNGHNELVEALVARNAEINRLNDKGQGALTCSVFRKNEPLTRFLLGRGADPKLGPQNALAVTEMFSLAEMRSVIEEYL, from the coding sequence ATGACTGAAGAAATACCGGCGGCACCGACCGAGCTGAGCGAGGCCGAACTCGCCTTCCTGCATTCGCTGTTCGACCTGGCCCGCGCAGGCGAGACAAGCAAACTCATGGCATTGATCGACCAGGGCATCCCGGTCGACCTCACCGATTCCAAGGGCGACACCCTATTGATCCTCGCCGCCTACAACGGCCACAACGAGCTGGTCGAGGCGCTCGTGGCCCGCAACGCCGAGATCAACCGCCTGAACGACAAGGGCCAGGGAGCGCTGACCTGCTCCGTCTTCCGCAAGAACGAACCCCTGACCCGCTTCCTCCTGGGCCGAGGCGCCGATCCGAAGCTCGGGCCGCAGAACGCACTGGCCGTCACGGAGATGTTCTCTCTGGCCGAGATGCGCTCGGTCATCGAGGAATACCTCTAG
- a CDS encoding argininosuccinate synthase, which produces MKERIVLAYSGGLDTSVAIGWIADATGAEVIAVAVDVGQGGESLETIRQRALGCGAVEAYVADARDEFANEYCMPTLKAGGLYQNHYPLVSAISRPVIVKHLVAAAKQFGATTVSHGCTGKGNDQVRFEVGIQTLGPELKCIAPVRDLALTRDKAISYAEARNLPIETTKKNPYSIDQNVWGRAVETGYLEDIWNAPTEDIYDYTASPEFPPAPDEVLISFREGIPVAIDGVAVTPLQAIEELNRRGGAQGIGRIDVVEDRLVGIKSREIYEAPGAMVLMEAHKHLENVTLEREQARFKATVSQRWSELVYDGQWFSPLKRSLDTFIDDTQRYVSGDIRMSLHGGRATVEGRRSDTGLYRFDLATYDTGDAFDQSSARGFIDIFGLTSKVATERDERVAGEAK; this is translated from the coding sequence GTGAAGGAACGCATCGTCCTGGCCTACTCGGGCGGACTGGACACCTCGGTGGCCATCGGGTGGATTGCCGACGCAACGGGAGCGGAAGTCATCGCTGTCGCGGTAGATGTCGGACAGGGCGGGGAGTCGCTGGAAACCATCCGCCAGCGCGCCCTGGGCTGCGGGGCCGTCGAGGCCTATGTCGCAGACGCCCGCGACGAGTTCGCCAACGAATACTGCATGCCCACGCTGAAGGCCGGCGGCCTCTACCAGAACCATTACCCGCTGGTCTCCGCCATCTCCCGTCCCGTGATCGTCAAGCACCTGGTGGCGGCGGCCAAGCAGTTCGGAGCCACCACCGTCTCCCACGGCTGCACGGGCAAAGGCAACGACCAGGTCCGCTTCGAAGTCGGCATCCAGACCCTGGGCCCGGAACTCAAGTGCATCGCTCCCGTGCGCGACCTGGCCCTGACCCGCGACAAGGCCATTTCCTATGCCGAGGCCAGGAACCTCCCGATCGAAACCACGAAGAAGAACCCGTACTCGATCGACCAGAACGTCTGGGGCCGCGCGGTGGAAACCGGCTACCTCGAAGACATCTGGAACGCCCCCACCGAGGACATCTACGACTACACCGCCTCCCCGGAGTTCCCTCCGGCGCCCGATGAAGTGCTGATCAGCTTCCGCGAGGGCATTCCGGTGGCCATCGACGGGGTGGCCGTCACCCCGCTGCAGGCCATCGAGGAACTCAACCGACGTGGCGGAGCCCAGGGCATCGGCCGCATTGACGTCGTCGAGGACCGCCTGGTCGGCATCAAATCCCGCGAGATCTACGAGGCGCCCGGCGCCATGGTACTGATGGAGGCGCACAAGCACCTGGAAAACGTCACCCTCGAACGCGAGCAGGCACGCTTCAAGGCCACCGTTTCCCAGCGTTGGAGCGAGCTGGTCTACGACGGCCAGTGGTTCTCCCCGCTCAAGCGCTCGCTGGACACATTCATCGACGACACGCAACGTTACGTCTCGGGCGACATCCGCATGTCCCTGCACGGCGGGCGCGCTACGGTTGAGGGGCGCCGTTCGGATACCGGACTGTACCGCTTCGACCTCGCCACCTACGACACCGGCGACGCGTTCGACCAGTCCAGCGCCCGCGGCTTCATTGACATATTCGGCCTGACATCCAAGGTCGCCACCGAGCGCGATGAGCGCGTAGCCGGAGAGGCCAAGTAA
- the argH gene encoding argininosuccinate lyase produces the protein MASSTNEGALWGGRFAGGPADALAALSKSTHFDWRLARYDVAGSRAHARVLHTAGLLDDAELQGMIAALDQLDADVVSGAYTASESDEDVHGSLERGLIERAGTALGGKLRAGRSRNDQIATLGRMFLRDHARIIARGVLDTIDALIAQAEAHPNAAMPGRTHLQHAQPILLSHHLLAHAWAMLRDVQRLADWDKRAAVSPYGSGALAGSSLGLDPNAVAAELGFDSAVWNSIDGTASRDVFAEFSWVAAMIGVDLSRVSEEVILWATKEFSFVTLDDAYSTGSSIMPQKKNPDVAELARGKAGRLIGDLTGLLATLKGLPLAYNRDLQEDKEPVFDAADTLELLLPAVSGMMATLVFNTERMAELAPLGFALATDIAEWLVRQGVPFREAHELSGAAVKLAESKGVELWDLTDAEYAGISEHLTPEVRSVLSTEGSLNSRSAQGGTAPSAVAAQLDALKEQLDAVRGYAL, from the coding sequence ATGGCATCCTCAACCAACGAAGGCGCCCTGTGGGGCGGACGCTTTGCCGGCGGTCCCGCCGATGCACTGGCGGCACTGAGCAAGTCCACCCACTTCGACTGGAGGCTGGCCCGCTACGACGTAGCCGGATCCCGTGCCCACGCTCGCGTCCTGCACACTGCCGGCCTGCTGGATGATGCCGAGCTCCAGGGCATGATCGCCGCCCTGGACCAGCTCGACGCCGATGTCGTCTCTGGCGCTTACACCGCCTCGGAGTCCGACGAGGACGTCCACGGCTCGCTGGAACGCGGTCTGATCGAACGTGCCGGCACTGCCCTGGGCGGCAAGCTGCGCGCCGGACGCTCCCGCAACGACCAGATCGCCACGCTGGGCCGCATGTTCCTGCGTGACCACGCCCGCATTATCGCCCGCGGCGTGTTGGACACCATCGATGCACTCATCGCCCAGGCCGAGGCGCACCCGAACGCCGCCATGCCCGGACGCACCCACCTGCAGCATGCGCAGCCGATCCTGCTCTCGCACCACCTGCTGGCCCATGCCTGGGCCATGCTGCGCGACGTGCAGCGCCTGGCCGACTGGGACAAGCGCGCAGCCGTTTCCCCCTACGGCTCCGGCGCGCTCGCCGGCTCCTCGCTGGGGCTGGACCCCAATGCGGTCGCCGCCGAGTTGGGCTTCGACTCCGCCGTGTGGAATTCCATCGACGGCACCGCCTCGCGAGACGTCTTCGCCGAGTTCTCCTGGGTCGCCGCGATGATCGGCGTGGACCTGTCCCGCGTCTCGGAGGAGGTCATCCTCTGGGCAACCAAGGAATTCTCCTTCGTCACGCTCGATGATGCCTACTCCACCGGTTCATCGATCATGCCGCAGAAGAAGAACCCGGACGTGGCCGAGCTGGCCCGCGGCAAGGCCGGACGCCTGATCGGGGACCTGACCGGGTTGCTGGCAACGCTCAAGGGCCTGCCGCTGGCGTACAACCGCGACCTGCAGGAAGACAAGGAGCCGGTCTTTGACGCGGCGGACACCCTTGAACTGCTGCTGCCCGCAGTTTCCGGCATGATGGCCACGCTGGTGTTCAACACCGAGCGCATGGCCGAACTGGCTCCGTTGGGCTTCGCCCTTGCCACCGACATCGCCGAATGGCTGGTCCGTCAGGGCGTGCCGTTCCGCGAGGCCCACGAGCTCTCCGGCGCAGCGGTGAAGCTGGCCGAGTCCAAGGGCGTCGAGCTGTGGGACCTGACCGACGCCGAGTACGCCGGCATCTCGGAGCACCTGACCCCGGAGGTCCGTTCCGTGCTCAGTACAGAGGGCTCGCTGAACTCCCGAAGCGCCCAGGGCGGCACGGCCCCGAGCGCCGTTGCCGCACAGCTGGATGCATTGAAGGAACAGCTCGACGCGGTGCGCGGCTACGCGCTGTAG
- a CDS encoding protein phosphatase 2C domain-containing protein, which translates to MAALTVGGELCRGAGPCNEDGLFHKPEYAVVFDGASPLAGSVTADCSDAKWLVDALCVSLPRYLADASLDLAGCLALALEGILPRYLGCEGAASVPAYGVPSAGAVMVRVVDAELELLRIGDCSLVVGLRSGEFITMEDELLPALDANALSVLVETAARQGIEARAARPLINDELVANRQRMNEPGGYWILEPYGKGVSQASVLRVPLGEVRDVLLMTDGFSSAHDTLHLYANAPELLVAVRDTGVESVFGAIEAGFAADPTWNRYPRFKQIDDITAVHVVVGDVRAVGGTGTQ; encoded by the coding sequence TTGGCTGCGCTGACGGTAGGAGGCGAGCTGTGCAGGGGCGCGGGCCCGTGCAACGAGGACGGGTTGTTCCACAAACCGGAATACGCGGTCGTCTTTGACGGGGCCTCGCCGCTGGCGGGATCCGTCACTGCGGACTGTTCCGACGCGAAGTGGCTGGTGGATGCCCTGTGCGTTTCGCTGCCCAGGTATCTGGCAGATGCCTCTCTTGACCTTGCCGGTTGTCTTGCCCTGGCCCTGGAAGGGATCCTGCCGCGCTACCTCGGGTGCGAGGGGGCAGCATCGGTTCCCGCCTACGGCGTGCCTTCCGCCGGGGCCGTGATGGTTCGAGTCGTCGATGCCGAGCTGGAGCTGCTGCGCATTGGTGACTGCTCGCTGGTGGTCGGGCTCCGGTCCGGCGAATTCATCACGATGGAGGATGAGCTCCTGCCCGCCCTGGATGCCAATGCCCTGTCAGTGCTGGTGGAGACCGCCGCGCGGCAGGGAATCGAGGCCAGGGCGGCCCGGCCCCTGATCAACGATGAGCTCGTCGCGAACCGGCAACGCATGAACGAGCCCGGCGGCTACTGGATCCTCGAGCCCTACGGGAAAGGGGTTTCCCAGGCCAGCGTCCTTCGGGTGCCCCTGGGCGAGGTGCGCGATGTCCTGCTCATGACCGACGGATTTTCCTCGGCCCACGACACGCTCCATCTGTATGCCAACGCGCCGGAGCTTTTGGTGGCGGTGCGGGACACCGGCGTGGAAAGCGTGTTTGGCGCCATCGAAGCAGGGTTCGCGGCCGACCCGACCTGGAACCGCTATCCGCGGTTCAAGCAGATCGACGACATCACTGCCGTGCATGTGGTCGTTGGCGATGTCCGAGCCGTCGGTGGCACCGGGACGCAGTGA
- a CDS encoding maleylpyruvate isomerase family mycothiol-dependent enzyme has protein sequence MTQITDSDLAGSVSKALAGWEKLLPAIAPVQYTQASQLPGWDRAHVLAHVDGFARAMARQLSSARTGELVPMYDGGQAGRNERIELAALMAPEALRARVTEALGLLATGLHAIPAGGWAAETGFRPGSVVRDCVFAAWRELVIHATDLGLGHTPLDWSSDFCAHLFDALAGRIPADKRVVFQPTGGTPFTLGSGLEAVVVTGMEYDLAAWLAGRTPVGPVRATADADGADLPELLPWAAGPGKK, from the coding sequence ATGACTCAGATCACCGATTCCGACCTGGCCGGCTCCGTCTCGAAGGCACTTGCCGGCTGGGAAAAGTTGCTGCCGGCCATCGCCCCCGTACAGTACACCCAGGCCTCCCAGCTGCCGGGCTGGGACAGGGCGCACGTGCTGGCACACGTGGATGGCTTTGCCCGGGCCATGGCCCGCCAGCTCTCCTCGGCCCGCACCGGTGAGCTCGTGCCGATGTACGACGGCGGTCAAGCCGGACGCAACGAACGGATCGAGCTCGCGGCGCTGATGGCCCCCGAGGCGCTGCGGGCCCGGGTCACCGAGGCACTGGGGCTGCTTGCAACCGGCCTTCACGCGATCCCCGCGGGGGGGTGGGCGGCCGAGACCGGATTCCGCCCCGGCAGCGTGGTGCGCGACTGCGTCTTCGCTGCCTGGCGCGAACTGGTCATCCACGCGACCGACCTCGGTCTGGGGCACACGCCGCTCGACTGGAGCAGTGATTTCTGCGCGCACCTCTTCGACGCCCTCGCCGGACGGATTCCGGCGGACAAGCGCGTGGTGTTCCAGCCGACAGGCGGTACCCCGTTCACCCTGGGCTCCGGACTCGAGGCGGTGGTGGTGACCGGCATGGAATATGACCTCGCGGCGTGGCTTGCCGGCCGGACACCGGTGGGTCCGGTGCGTGCCACCGCGGATGCCGACGGCGCTGATTTACCCGAACTGCTGCCCTGGGCGGCGGGCCCGGGCAAGAAGTAG
- a CDS encoding DNA-3-methyladenine glycosylase, which yields MGASGFGLLGDGATIVAPRLLGAVLRVSLDGTSVAVRLTEVEAYEGALDPGSHGYRGKTARNAALFGPPGTLYVYFTYGMHFCASIVCGTDGNSSACLMRGGEVIEGRDVAVARRGAIPRTARDLASGPARLTQCLGLRVEHSGARLEPMGLADSSAPGPHFELGSLSATPLEHHAGPRVGVAGEGGTAAYPWRFWLPGEDSVSTYRPATVRGARR from the coding sequence ATGGGTGCCTCCGGATTCGGCTTGCTCGGGGACGGGGCCACGATCGTGGCCCCGCGGCTTCTCGGCGCGGTCCTGCGGGTCAGCCTGGACGGGACCTCGGTTGCCGTGAGGCTGACCGAGGTGGAGGCCTATGAGGGCGCCCTGGATCCGGGGTCCCATGGATACCGCGGCAAGACGGCCCGCAATGCGGCGCTCTTCGGGCCTCCGGGGACCCTGTATGTCTATTTCACCTATGGGATGCACTTTTGCGCCAGCATCGTCTGCGGCACCGACGGGAATTCCTCGGCCTGCCTGATGCGCGGCGGGGAGGTCATCGAGGGCCGGGACGTGGCAGTGGCCCGCCGGGGTGCGATCCCGCGCACGGCGCGGGACCTGGCTTCGGGCCCGGCCCGGCTGACCCAATGCCTGGGCCTGCGGGTGGAGCACAGCGGGGCCCGGCTCGAACCGATGGGCCTGGCCGACAGCTCCGCCCCGGGACCGCACTTCGAACTCGGTTCCCTCAGTGCCACGCCCCTGGAGCACCACGCCGGTCCACGGGTCGGCGTCGCGGGGGAGGGTGGCACGGCCGCCTACCCGTGGCGGTTTTGGCTGCCGGGGGAGGACAGCGTGTCGACCTACCGCCCGGCCACCGTGCGCGGGGCCCGGCGGTAG
- a CDS encoding adenine phosphoribosyltransferase gives MNIQRESITELLDRLSEVVPDYPSAGISFKDLTPVFADAVGLRRITDAVIEPFSGQFDVIAGLEARGFVMAAAAAYASGTGMVTVRKAGKLPRPVHSMDYTLEYGTATLELHRDDVAPGTRVLILDDVLATGGTVGSAVKLFEMAGAQVVGIGVVLELSALGGRGSLGANKVHSLQLV, from the coding sequence GTGAATATTCAGCGTGAATCCATTACCGAACTCCTGGACCGGCTCTCCGAGGTCGTGCCCGACTATCCCAGCGCGGGGATCTCCTTCAAGGACCTCACCCCCGTCTTTGCAGATGCCGTGGGACTGAGGCGGATCACCGACGCGGTCATCGAACCCTTCTCCGGACAGTTCGATGTGATCGCCGGGCTCGAGGCCCGCGGATTCGTGATGGCCGCCGCGGCAGCCTACGCCTCGGGCACCGGCATGGTCACCGTGCGCAAGGCCGGTAAGCTGCCGCGCCCGGTGCATTCCATGGACTACACGCTGGAGTACGGCACGGCAACGCTGGAGCTGCACCGCGACGACGTCGCCCCCGGTACCCGGGTGCTGATCCTCGATGACGTGCTGGCCACCGGAGGCACCGTCGGCTCCGCCGTGAAGCTCTTCGAGATGGCCGGCGCCCAGGTCGTTGGCATCGGCGTAGTCCTTGAACTTTCGGCCCTTGGCGGACGCGGGAGCCTGGGAGCCAACAAAGTCCATTCGCTGCAACTGGTCTGA